A window of Patescibacteria group bacterium contains these coding sequences:
- a CDS encoding inositol monophosphatase family protein, which translates to MEEINLLKKAVKKAGRVALNYYHSKNIIHEDGYTPLTKADFASEKVLISELKKTPYKILSEHQDNKERLKENKIWIIDPLDGTKDFIQKTGEFSIMAALTQNNKPIIGAIYQPVTKKLYYAQKDKGAFLKQGRNKPIKLSVSNNTDFTDMSLLVSRNHLLPGEIKLCENLKIGKKIPYGSAGLKAALICEQKADIYLNSSDQTGEWDIGAAEIIFKEAGGKITDMLGHDLKYNKKKPINKQGFVLSHKLVHKKIISELKKINE; encoded by the coding sequence TTGGAAGAAATAAATTTATTAAAAAAGGCGGTCAAAAAAGCCGGTCGGGTAGCCTTAAATTATTACCACAGCAAAAATATTATCCATGAGGACGGCTACACTCCCCTAACCAAGGCTGATTTTGCCTCAGAAAAAGTTTTAATCAGCGAATTAAAAAAAACGCCTTATAAAATACTTTCCGAACACCAGGATAATAAAGAAAGATTAAAAGAAAATAAAATCTGGATTATTGATCCTTTAGACGGCACCAAAGACTTTATTCAGAAAACCGGTGAGTTTTCTATTATGGCCGCTTTAACCCAAAATAACAAGCCGATCATAGGCGCTATCTACCAGCCAGTGACAAAAAAATTATATTACGCCCAAAAAGATAAAGGCGCCTTTCTAAAGCAAGGTAGAAATAAACCGATTAAATTATCAGTTTCAAATAATACTGACTTTACCGATATGTCTCTACTAGTCAGTCGTAATCATTTATTGCCCGGTGAAATAAAGCTTTGTGAAAATTTAAAAATCGGTAAAAAAATACCCTACGGCAGTGCCGGCCTAAAAGCGGCTCTTATCTGCGAGCAAAAAGCTGACATTTATCTTAATAGCAGTGACCAAACCGGCGAATGGGATATCGGCGCCGCTGAAATTATTTTTAAAGAAGCCGGCGGTAAGATTACCGATATGTTGGGGCATGACTTAAAATACAATAAAAAGAAACCAATTAATAAACAGGGATTTGTTCTATCTCATAAATTAGTTCATAAAAAAATAATCTCTGAACTTAAAAAAATTAATGAGTAA
- a CDS encoding glycosyltransferase family 4 protein, whose amino-acid sequence MSKPSKKILILNYEFPPLGGGASPVSYEIAKGYVQREHKVDVVTMSYKDLPSYENKDGINIYRVPCLRSKKEICHPWEQLIYIISAKRFLRKHLKNNSYDINHTHFIIPTGIIAKWLKKKFGIPYIITSHGSDVLGYNNKRSFKYIYPLVKKQWKEIVKEAKAVVCPSNFLKNKILNITTQGNLKVIPNGIDKNKFKPMKKEKRILIVTRLFENKGVQDVLDALKGLNLKGWKVDIVGEGPYRNFLEKKAKENNLKDIVKFHGWVENNSKEMKNLYGHASIFISASWFESFGLTVLEAIQAGCYPLVSDIGGHREILKNKKYFLNKDLKIKIEKLINQKINPPKFNQNYNWKNVIKKYEEILR is encoded by the coding sequence ATGAGTAAGCCGTCAAAAAAAATATTAATACTTAATTATGAATTTCCTCCTTTGGGCGGTGGGGCTTCTCCGGTTTCGTATGAGATAGCCAAAGGTTATGTTCAGAGAGAGCATAAAGTGGATGTTGTGACTATGAGTTATAAAGACCTGCCTTCTTATGAAAATAAAGATGGAATTAATATCTATAGAGTTCCTTGTTTAAGAAGTAAAAAGGAAATTTGTCATCCTTGGGAACAATTAATATATATTATTTCAGCAAAAAGATTTCTAAGAAAACATCTTAAGAATAACTCTTATGATATTAATCACACTCATTTTATTATTCCTACAGGAATTATTGCAAAATGGTTGAAGAAGAAATTTGGAATACCTTATATTATTACAAGTCATGGGAGTGATGTTTTGGGTTACAACAATAAAAGAAGTTTCAAGTATATTTATCCCTTAGTTAAAAAACAATGGAAAGAAATTGTTAAGGAAGCCAAAGCTGTTGTTTGTCCATCTAATTTCTTGAAAAATAAAATTCTGAACATTACAACACAAGGAAACTTAAAAGTCATTCCTAATGGAATTGATAAGAACAAATTTAAACCAATGAAAAAAGAAAAAAGAATTTTAATTGTTACAAGACTTTTTGAAAATAAAGGAGTTCAGGATGTTTTGGATGCATTAAAAGGATTAAATTTGAAAGGTTGGAAAGTAGATATTGTAGGTGAAGGACCATATAGAAATTTCTTAGAAAAAAAAGCAAAAGAAAACAACTTAAAAGATATAGTAAAATTTCATGGTTGGGTAGAAAATAATTCTAAAGAAATGAAAAATCTTTATGGACATGCAAGTATTTTTATAAGTGCTAGTTGGTTTGAAAGTTTTGGATTAACTGTTTTAGAAGCAATTCAAGCTGGATGCTATCCTCTAGTTTCAGATATTGGAGGTCACAGAGAAATATTAAAAAATAAAAAATATTTTCTTAATAAAGATTTAAAGATAAAAATTGAAAAATTAATAAACCAAAAAATTAATCCTCCAAAGTTTAACCAAAATTATAATTGGAAGAATGTAATTAAAAAATATGAGGAGATTTTGAGATGA
- a CDS encoding sulfotransferase — protein MKDKIKVIYISGIGRSGSTLLDLLISTNDSVFSVGEIYKYNELKKRNIECSCGNKFNKCIFWKNFVNNKTKIINRMNLKDYLKMINFLLNPLSKKINFKDKSQDYDLFTKIKKENPNVEYILDSSKDIARLIELDSDPRIEIYNISIIRDGRAVANSFSSNRGGKNKNYFISLLKWNFVNFMMLKYLKKRKLPSLIISYEEFCKNPRKYINKIQQHLNIKIPKNYSKKISKMEYHGLSPNRIAKKENRKNFKGIKYDDKWMREQGSFNKILGTFLTYPLNKNLVYAK, from the coding sequence ATGAAAGATAAAATCAAGGTTATTTATATTTCCGGAATTGGTCGAAGCGGTTCTACTCTCTTAGATTTATTAATTTCCACAAATGATAGTGTATTTAGTGTTGGAGAAATTTATAAATATAATGAATTAAAGAAGAGAAATATAGAATGTAGTTGTGGAAATAAGTTTAACAAATGTATTTTTTGGAAAAATTTTGTTAATAATAAAACAAAAATTATAAATCGCATGAATCTTAAAGATTATCTAAAGATGATAAATTTTTTGTTGAATCCTCTTTCAAAAAAAATAAACTTCAAGGATAAATCTCAAGATTATGATCTATTTACAAAAATAAAAAAAGAAAATCCAAATGTCGAGTACATCCTCGACTCATCCAAGGATATTGCAAGATTAATTGAACTTGACTCTGACCCGCGAATTGAGATATATAATATTTCTATAATTAGAGATGGAAGAGCAGTTGCAAATTCATTTAGTTCTAATAGGGGTGGAAAAAACAAAAATTATTTTATTTCTCTTTTAAAATGGAATTTTGTTAATTTTATGATGTTAAAATATCTTAAAAAAAGAAAGTTACCTAGCTTAATTATAAGCTATGAAGAATTTTGTAAAAATCCTAGAAAATACATTAACAAAATACAACAACATCTAAATATCAAAATTCCTAAGAATTACTCTAAGAAGATTAGCAAGATGGAATATCATGGATTATCTCCTAACAGAATAGCTAAGAAAGAGAATAGAAAAAACTTCAAAGGAATTAAATATGATGATAAATGGATGAGAGAGCAAGGATCATTCAATAAAATTTTAGGAACCTTCTTAACATACCCATTAAATAAAAATTTAGTATATGCAAAATGA
- a CDS encoding glycosyltransferase family 2 protein — MKKAAIIIVNWNGKRFLKNCLNSVFNQTYKDFDVYFVDNGSVDGSSNYVKKNFPKVKIIKLDKNYGFAKGNNEGIKEAFKDKKVEYIVCLNNDTIVDKNWLKELVRTAEKSEKIGAVSSKAYFKDGKNIQNAGLIFSKALQINKLGGISLGYGKTDDEIPKLSHDCEIFCPGGVAPLYKREVLEYLYKRDREIFDEDFFAYVEDLDLGIRIKNLGYTSYLSSKARLIHLHSQTGGVASPFKAYYGERNKILTAIKNLPFFDLILFPFRNIRLKFSYFFKKHESVEKLNENIGFIKMFWIVVKANLSALGLMPKILIKRIKIKKY; from the coding sequence ATGAAAAAAGCAGCAATAATAATAGTTAATTGGAATGGAAAAAGATTCTTAAAAAATTGCTTAAATTCGGTTTTTAATCAAACTTATAAAGATTTTGATGTTTATTTTGTGGATAATGGCTCTGTTGATGGAAGTTCAAATTATGTTAAAAAAAACTTTCCAAAAGTAAAAATTATAAAATTAGACAAAAATTATGGTTTTGCAAAAGGAAACAATGAAGGAATAAAAGAAGCATTCAAGGATAAAAAAGTTGAATATATTGTTTGTTTAAATAATGATACAATTGTGGATAAAAATTGGTTAAAAGAATTAGTTAGGACTGCTGAAAAAAGTGAAAAAATAGGAGCTGTTTCAAGTAAAGCTTATTTTAAAGATGGGAAGAATATTCAAAATGCTGGATTGATTTTTAGCAAAGCATTGCAAATAAATAAACTAGGAGGGATCTCATTAGGATATGGAAAAACAGATGACGAAATTCCTAAACTTTCCCATGATTGTGAGATTTTTTGTCCAGGAGGAGTTGCACCACTATATAAAAGAGAGGTCTTAGAATATTTATATAAAAGAGATAGAGAAATTTTTGATGAAGATTTTTTTGCTTATGTAGAAGATTTAGATTTGGGTATTAGGATAAAGAATTTAGGATATACTTCTTATTTATCCTCTAAGGCAAGATTAATTCATTTACATTCTCAAACAGGAGGAGTTGCTTCTCCTTTTAAAGCATATTATGGAGAAAGAAATAAAATTTTAACAGCAATAAAAAATTTACCTTTTTTTGATTTAATTTTATTCCCCTTTAGAAATATTAGATTAAAATTTTCATATTTTTTTAAGAAACACGAATCAGTAGAAAAATTAAATGAAAATATTGGTTTTATTAAAATGTTCTGGATTGTTGTAAAAGCAAATTTATCAGCCTTAGGTTTAATGCCAAAAATACTAATTAAAAGAATTAAGATTAAGAAGTATTAA
- a CDS encoding glycosyltransferase family 4 protein, with protein sequence MNKTEHHNKKFLGGILIHEHNYGGSYIASKKIANATNSILVPLSDNKNTKNKNIFSIKIKKIFGKRFLANINNISNIEKNVFLWHINYPSPIILPLIIFSKKPKIITFHFMPSKHPFKLEEKNIFNFLINKLILNPSYKVILNLMILLVDKLTFITNSQFLEYKNYILFKKIFHKKSIVINNFIEKEIISTFKKKHLKKICILFVGRMNKLKGFDDLIELCKNIKDKDISFNFIGGGPLKEKSEDLFNIKSYSNIVNKKLLQYYDKSQIFILPSYTEVFPMTILEAMARGLVILVSDIPGMREIVKEGRNGYLFKPGDTEKMKELILYLKNNPKEIERISKNNLKDIHKFTAEKQIPKYIKVYNKVLKEK encoded by the coding sequence ATGAATAAGACAGAACATCATAATAAAAAATTTTTAGGAGGAATATTAATTCATGAACATAATTACGGGGGAAGTTATATAGCCTCAAAAAAAATAGCCAATGCTACAAATAGTATATTGGTTCCATTATCTGACAATAAAAACACAAAAAATAAAAATATATTCTCTATAAAAATAAAAAAAATTTTTGGGAAGAGATTTTTAGCTAACATTAACAACATATCTAATATTGAAAAGAATGTCTTTCTTTGGCATATAAATTATCCATCTCCTATAATTCTTCCATTGATAATTTTTTCTAAAAAACCTAAGATAATTACTTTTCATTTCATGCCCTCTAAACATCCATTTAAACTTGAGGAAAAAAATATATTTAATTTTCTTATAAATAAATTAATTCTAAATCCAAGCTATAAGGTAATTCTAAATTTAATGATATTATTAGTGGATAAACTGACATTTATTACTAATTCACAGTTTTTAGAATATAAAAATTATATATTATTTAAAAAAATATTTCATAAAAAATCGATTGTAATAAATAATTTTATTGAAAAAGAAATAATATCTACCTTTAAAAAAAAACACTTGAAAAAAATATGTATACTTTTTGTTGGCAGAATGAACAAATTAAAAGGTTTTGATGATTTAATTGAGTTATGTAAAAATATTAAAGATAAAGATATATCCTTTAACTTTATAGGAGGTGGTCCTTTAAAAGAAAAATCAGAAGATTTATTTAATATTAAATCTTATTCAAATATTGTTAATAAAAAGTTACTACAATATTACGACAAATCTCAAATTTTCATCCTACCATCTTACACAGAGGTCTTCCCAATGACAATTTTAGAAGCAATGGCTCGTGGTTTAGTAATTTTAGTTTCAGATATTCCAGGAATGAGAGAAATAGTCAAAGAAGGTAGAAATGGCTATCTCTTTAAACCCGGAGATACAGAAAAAATGAAAGAGTTAATTTTATATTTAAAAAATAATCCTAAGGAAATAGAAAGAATTAGTAAAAACAATTTGAAGGATATTCATAAGTTTACAGCAGAAAAACAGATCCCGAAATATATTAAAGTTTACAATAAAGTTTTAAAAGAAAAATGA
- a CDS encoding oligosaccharide flippase family protein, giving the protein MINQLKNKYLQHRETIHNFKWRAIQVGAKQGTTFLIFFIAAYFLMPEQLGLFSYLMAVIGLFMIICDFGFSPSTSKYVAELKTKNSKKLNSVLFSISTIIILMATLVSLSIVFFGKYIFEEYTLLLLLIPYLYFMPLSSVADGVYRGLKDFKKLSFISIVVAIISLPTAFILIKSYGLIGAIISQNLLFGLLTIGLFVFRKDMEFNFDKDVTKKVVRYAVIIGLANIAFFLYTRVDILILKQFGFIAEIGYYEIVNKVFKLLFIPAVILGQVLAPNTTRYITLNDYKTVKNKIIKILPMFIVGGIILSLILYFIFPIIIKIFFTEYYTEAFITIMTILLILLPIKLWGVFLTNGFITPGGFAKITAIATMLGGISNVILSLIFINYFGFLGVFFATLIVHTLSILIQFLFFILKLKNE; this is encoded by the coding sequence ATGATAAATCAATTAAAAAATAAATATCTTCAACATAGAGAAACCATCCATAACTTTAAATGGAGAGCTATTCAGGTTGGTGCTAAACAAGGAACTACTTTCTTGATATTTTTTATTGCGGCTTATTTTTTAATGCCAGAACAACTGGGTTTATTTAGCTATTTAATGGCAGTTATAGGTTTATTTATGATAATTTGTGATTTTGGTTTTTCTCCCTCAACTTCAAAATATGTGGCCGAACTGAAAACAAAAAATTCAAAAAAACTAAATAGTGTATTATTCTCAATTTCAACCATAATAATTTTAATGGCAACTCTGGTTTCTTTATCTATTGTCTTTTTTGGGAAATATATTTTTGAAGAATACACTCTTTTGTTACTTTTAATTCCCTACCTTTACTTTATGCCTCTTTCATCTGTGGCAGATGGAGTTTATCGGGGTTTAAAGGATTTCAAAAAATTATCTTTTATCAGTATTGTTGTTGCAATAATTAGTCTTCCCACAGCCTTTATTTTAATTAAATCTTATGGTTTAATCGGTGCAATCATCTCTCAAAATTTATTATTTGGATTGCTTACGATAGGGTTATTTGTTTTTAGAAAAGATATGGAATTTAATTTTGATAAAGATGTTACAAAGAAGGTTGTTAGGTATGCTGTCATTATAGGGTTAGCAAACATTGCTTTTTTCCTCTACACAAGAGTAGACATATTAATTTTAAAGCAGTTTGGATTTATTGCTGAAATTGGATATTATGAAATTGTTAATAAAGTGTTCAAATTGTTATTTATTCCGGCGGTGATTTTGGGTCAAGTATTAGCTCCAAACACAACAAGGTACATAACCCTTAATGATTATAAAACTGTTAAGAATAAAATCATCAAAATTTTACCAATGTTTATTGTAGGAGGAATTATTCTTTCATTAATATTATACTTTATCTTTCCCATAATCATAAAAATTTTTTTTACAGAATATTACACTGAAGCGTTTATTACAATTATGACTATCTTGTTAATTTTATTGCCTATTAAGTTATGGGGAGTATTCTTGACTAATGGTTTTATTACACCGGGAGGATTTGCAAAAATAACAGCTATTGCAACCATGCTTGGGGGCATATCAAATGTAATTCTGAGTTTAATATTTATAAATTATTTTGGTTTTTTAGGAGTTTTCTTTGCAACTTTAATAGTTCATACTTTAAGTATATTGATCCAATTTTTATTTTTTATTCTAAAACTCAAAAATGAATAG